A genomic stretch from Streptomyces fungicidicus includes:
- a CDS encoding PP2C family protein-serine/threonine phosphatase → MPSHLSADRPAAQPPARGPVDALISQTRRLQGEVDAVRRGTPGDAADPQDRWRRALYDLALHQLDDLGRHLTQLRDDPPAAAGPSDPLCAAPPAPRHDSLLSRVGSAEWDLLTDEVSWSGELYRILGRDPAAAPLTLDELPSLVLDEDRAALTAMVTGCLVDARPIDGEFRVVRPDDGVRTVHMMGEPVLGADGSTASMWAVLRDVSELRRCRREVSETRDSLHHQRHAAARTEHRLAVELQEAVLPAWRGSLRLPHAGPRALDLAAARLPPSARTRIGGDWYDALELPDGTTLLSVGDLTGHGVGAASGMAMLLGAVRGMAMTGTAPGPLLACLDRLLDSTAQPVLGSAVCLRYRPETRSLLWAQAGHPAPLLFRGGTGRALDAPDGMLLGATSGASYGQAEETLDAGDLLLLHTDGLVPGHAGSTAVHRLLQLAPRFAGARTAQDCVRMVVGEFGEGERDDDACVLVARVAR, encoded by the coding sequence ATGCCGTCCCACCTCTCCGCGGACCGCCCAGCCGCCCAGCCGCCGGCACGCGGCCCGGTCGACGCGCTCATCTCGCAGACCCGGCGGCTCCAGGGCGAGGTGGACGCCGTACGCCGTGGCACACCGGGCGACGCGGCGGATCCGCAGGACCGCTGGCGGCGCGCCCTGTACGACCTGGCGCTGCACCAACTGGACGACTTGGGACGGCACTTGACGCAGCTGCGGGACGACCCGCCGGCCGCCGCCGGTCCGTCCGATCCGCTCTGCGCCGCGCCGCCCGCGCCGCGCCACGACTCCCTGCTCAGCCGGGTAGGCAGCGCGGAGTGGGACCTGCTCACGGACGAGGTGAGCTGGTCCGGCGAGCTGTACCGCATCCTGGGCCGCGACCCGGCGGCGGCTCCGCTCACCCTGGACGAACTGCCCTCGCTGGTGCTCGACGAGGACCGGGCCGCACTGACCGCGATGGTGACGGGCTGTCTGGTCGACGCCCGGCCCATCGACGGCGAGTTCCGCGTCGTGCGCCCGGACGACGGCGTACGGACGGTGCACATGATGGGCGAACCGGTGCTCGGCGCCGACGGCAGCACCGCCTCGATGTGGGCGGTGCTGCGCGACGTCAGCGAACTGCGCCGCTGCCGGCGGGAGGTGAGCGAGACCCGTGACTCGCTGCACCACCAGCGGCACGCCGCCGCGCGGACCGAGCACCGGCTCGCGGTCGAGCTGCAGGAGGCCGTGCTGCCCGCGTGGCGCGGCTCCCTGCGGCTCCCGCACGCCGGCCCGCGGGCCCTGGACCTCGCCGCCGCGCGTCTGCCGCCGTCGGCGCGCACCCGGATCGGCGGCGACTGGTACGACGCGCTGGAACTGCCCGACGGCACGACGCTGCTCAGCGTCGGCGACCTGACCGGCCACGGCGTCGGCGCGGCCTCCGGCATGGCGATGCTGCTCGGCGCCGTGCGCGGCATGGCGATGACCGGGACCGCGCCGGGGCCGCTGCTGGCCTGCCTCGACCGGTTGCTGGACAGCACCGCGCAGCCGGTCCTGGGCAGTGCCGTCTGTCTGCGCTACCGGCCGGAGACCCGCTCCCTGCTGTGGGCGCAGGCCGGACACCCCGCCCCGCTGCTGTTCCGCGGCGGGACGGGGCGGGCGCTGGACGCGCCGGACGGCATGCTGCTCGGCGCCACCTCGGGCGCCTCCTACGGCCAGGCCGAGGAGACCCTCGATGCCGGTGACCTGCTCCTCCTGCACACGGACGGGCTGGTGCCCGGGCACGCCGGGAGCACGGCCGTCCACCGTCTCCTGCAACTGGCCCCGCGGTTCGCCGGCGCCCGCACCGCCCAGGACTGCGTCCGGATGGTCGTGGGCGAGTTCGGCGAGGGGGAGCGCGACGACGACGCCTGTGTGCTCGTCGCCCGGGTCGCCCGGTAG
- a CDS encoding baeRF3 domain-containing protein → MEHDLSPSTLAGLRRPRPYPAVSVLTPTHRREPLNSQDAVRLRNAVAEAKKRLETDPAVTRERRADVTRELDRALAEVDLSHSEDGLVIFAAPGEHQVWSLARSVPERVVLSDTFLTRNLVSAHTAERPFWVLSVSADRVALWSGGVDRVVEERAGGFPLDRPQPNFDPERQEQVGDQPSNFRDEDTRRFLREADTAMTKLLRDHPRPLYVTGDPAALSLMCDAGNVAKDAVQVPHGGLAHGTPDAVWQAVRPVLEAEARKDTEDVARALESARGRKEFAAGVDELWQNAREGRVRLLAVEENYRITVRDNGEHLIVAEDGDLDAREDIVDEIVEQCLQTGAEVRFVPDGALGDADGMAAVLRY, encoded by the coding sequence ATGGAGCACGATCTGAGTCCCTCGACACTTGCCGGGCTTCGTCGCCCGCGCCCCTACCCCGCGGTGTCCGTGCTGACGCCGACACACCGGCGCGAGCCCCTCAACTCCCAGGACGCGGTCCGGCTGCGCAACGCGGTGGCCGAGGCCAAGAAGAGGCTGGAGACCGATCCCGCGGTGACCCGGGAGCGGCGCGCCGACGTGACCCGGGAGCTCGACCGGGCCCTGGCGGAGGTCGATCTGTCGCACTCCGAGGACGGCCTGGTCATCTTCGCGGCCCCCGGCGAGCACCAGGTGTGGTCGCTGGCCCGCAGCGTGCCCGAGCGGGTCGTCCTCTCCGACACCTTCCTGACCCGCAACCTCGTCTCCGCGCACACGGCGGAACGGCCGTTCTGGGTGCTGTCCGTCTCCGCCGACCGGGTCGCCCTGTGGAGCGGCGGCGTGGACCGGGTCGTGGAGGAACGCGCCGGCGGTTTCCCGCTGGACCGGCCGCAGCCGAACTTCGACCCGGAACGGCAGGAGCAGGTCGGCGACCAGCCGAGCAACTTCCGGGACGAGGACACCCGCAGGTTCCTGCGCGAGGCCGACACCGCCATGACGAAGCTGCTGCGCGACCATCCCCGGCCGCTCTACGTCACCGGCGATCCCGCCGCGCTGTCCCTGATGTGCGACGCCGGGAACGTGGCGAAGGACGCCGTGCAGGTCCCGCACGGCGGGCTGGCGCACGGCACGCCCGACGCGGTGTGGCAGGCCGTACGGCCGGTGCTCGAGGCGGAGGCGCGCAAGGACACCGAGGACGTGGCCAGGGCCCTCGAGTCGGCCAGGGGACGCAAGGAGTTCGCGGCCGGCGTCGACGAGCTGTGGCAGAACGCGCGGGAGGGCCGGGTCCGGCTGCTGGCCGTGGAGGAGAACTACCGGATCACGGTCCGCGACAACGGCGAACACCTGATCGTCGCCGAGGACGGCGACCTGGACGCCCGCGAGGACATCGTGGACGAGATCGTCGAGCAGTGCCTGCAGACCGGCGCGGAGGTCCGCTTCGTCCCGGACGGCGCGCTCGGGGACGCGGACGGGATGGCGGCGGTGCTGCGCTACTGA